Genomic window (Escherichia fergusonii ATCC 35469):
CAGGCGATAATCGACGTGATGGCACCGGCATGGTGCCGTCCGTTATTATCGCGGATGCCGGAAGTTAACGAAGCTATCCCTATGCCTCTCGGTCACGGTTCGCTGGAAATCGGCGAACGCCGCAAACTGGGTCTTAGTCTTCGTGAAAAGCGCTATGACCGCGCCTATGTCTTACCCAACTCCTTCAAATCCGCATTAGTGCCTTTCTTCGCGGGGATTCCTCATCGCACCGGCTGGCGCGGCGAGATGCGCTACGGTTTACTCAATGATGTACGCGTGCTCGATAAAGAAGCCTGGCCGCTAATGGTGGAACGCTATGTGGCGCTGGCCTATGACAAAGGCATTATGCGTACAGCGCAAGATCTGCCGCAGCCATTGTTATGGCCGCAGTTGCAGGTGAGCGAAGGCGAGAAATCGTATACCTGCAATCAATTTTCGCTCTCATCAGAACGTCCGATGATTGGCTTTTGCCCGGGCGCGGAGTTTGGTCCGGCGAAACGCTGGCCACACTACCACTATGCAGAGCTGGCAAAGCAGCTCATTGATGAAGGCTATCAGGTAGTTCTGTTTGGCTCGGCGAAAGATCATGAGCCGGGCAATGAGATTCTTGCCGCTCTGAATAACGAGCAGCAGGCGTGGTGTCGGAATCTGGCGGGGGAAACACAGCTTGATCAAGCGGTTATCCTGATTGCAGCCTGTAAGGCCATTGTCACTAACGATTCTGGCCTGATGCACGTTGCGGCGGCGCTCAATCGTCCGCTGGTTGCCCTGTATGGTCCGAGTAGCCCGGACTTCACACCGCCCCTATCCCATAAAGCGCGCGTGATCCGCCTGATTACCGGCTATCACAAAGTCCGTAAAGGTGACGCTGCGGAAGGTTATCACCAGAGCTTGATCGATATTACTCCCCAGCGCGTACTGGAAGAACTCAACGCGCTATTGTTACAAGAGGAAGCCTGACGGATGCGGGTTCTGATCGTTAAAACATCGTCGATGGGCGATGTTCTCCATACGCTGCCCGCACTCACTGATGCCCAGCAGGTAATCCCGGGGATTAAGTTTGACTGGGTGGTGGAAGAAGGATTTGCACAAATTCCTTCCTGGCACGCCGCCGTTGAGCGGGTTATTCCTGTGGCAATACGCCGCTGGCGTAAAGCGTGGTTCTCGGCTCCCATAAAAGCAGAACGGAAAGCGTTTCGTGAGGCACTACAAGCAGAAAACTATGACGCAGTTATCGACGCCCAGGGGTTGGTAAAAAGCGCGGCGCTGGTGACTCGTCTGGCGCATGGCGTAAAGCATGGAATGGACTGGCAAACCGCTCGCGAACCACTGGCAAGCTTGTTTTACAATCGTAAGCATCATATTGCAAAACAGCAGCACGCCGTAGAGCGAACCCGGGAGTTGTTCGCCAAAAGTCTGGGCTATAGCAAACCGCAGACTCAGGGCGATTATGCCATTGCGCAGCATTTCCTGACGAACCTGCCGACAGATGCTGGCAAATATGCCGTATTTCTTCATGCAACAACCCGTGATGATAAACACTGGCCGGAAACACACTGGCGAGAGTTGATTGGTTTACTGGCAGATTCAGGGATTCGCATTAAACTTCCGTGGGGCGCGCCGCATGAAGAAGAGCGGGCAAAAAGACTGGCGGAAGGATTTGATTATGTCGACGTATTGCCGAAGATGAGTCTGGAAGGCGTAGCTCGTGTGCTGGCGGGCGCTAAATTTGTTGTGTCAGTCGATACAGGGTTAAGCCATTTAACTGCAGCACTGGATAGACCGAATATCACGGTTTATGGGCCAACCGATCCGGGATTAATTGGCGGATATGGGAAGAATCAGGTGGTTTGTAGGGCGCCAGATAAAGATCTTGCTTATCTGACTGCAGAAACGGTATTTAATAAAATCAATTCCTGATTAATACGTTATATATTATTTAAGATGGTGGAGAAGCAATGTTAACAGCCTCGCTGGCGCTACGTAATAAAGAAAACTGGAAACCGCACTGGAATAAAGCGTTGGTATTCCTCTTTATTGCAACCTTTTTCCTTGATGGTATAACCCGTTATAAACACATCATATCTATACTAATGATTATTACGGTAATCTATCAAGTTTCCCGTGCTCCAGGAACATTTAAAGTACTCTATAAAAATAATCTTTTTTATAGTGTCCTGGTACTATCACTCATTCTTTTATATGCTACTTTCATATCACCTGATCTGAAAATTAGTTTTAAAGAATTCAGTAATACGGTGCTTAAAGGATTTTTGGCATATAGTTTACTTATACCCGCATTATTAAAAGATGAAGATAATGAAAACATCGGTAAAATTGTACTATACTCATTAGTTACCGGACTTGGGTTACGTTGTCTTGTTGAACTTATTCTTTATATTCAGGATTATAATAAAGGAATAATGCCATTTTCCACCTATGAACACCGTAGTATTTCCGATTCAATGGTGTTTCTGTTTCCAGCATTATTAAACCTTTGGCTTATCAAGAAAACCTCTTATAAAATAGCATTCGTAATTTTTAGTGGAGTTTTCTTATTTCTGCTATTAGGAACGCTGTCTCGTGGTGCATGGCTGGCAGTATTCATAGTGACTCTGCTATGGTTAATCTTAAATCGTCAGTGGAAATTATTGATGCTGACTTCCATCGTTATTTCTGTTGCCGCAGCAGGTGTATTTACCTATAAAGGTGGTCATGCCGGTAAAGACAGGCTTATTTATAAACTTCAACAGACCGACAGTTCTTATCGCTATACCAATGGTACACAAGGTACTGCGTGGACATTAATTATGGAAAATCCGCTTAAGGGATATGGCTACGGCGATGATATTTACCATGCAATATATAATAAGCGTGTCGTAGATTTTCCGTCATGGACGTTCAGGCAATCCATTGGACCACACAACGTTGTTTTGTCAATTTGGT
Coding sequences:
- the rfaF gene encoding ADP-heptose--LPS heptosyltransferase RfaF encodes the protein MKILVIGPSWVGDMMMSQSLYRTLQARYPQAIIDVMAPAWCRPLLSRMPEVNEAIPMPLGHGSLEIGERRKLGLSLREKRYDRAYVLPNSFKSALVPFFAGIPHRTGWRGEMRYGLLNDVRVLDKEAWPLMVERYVALAYDKGIMRTAQDLPQPLLWPQLQVSEGEKSYTCNQFSLSSERPMIGFCPGAEFGPAKRWPHYHYAELAKQLIDEGYQVVLFGSAKDHEPGNEILAALNNEQQAWCRNLAGETQLDQAVILIAACKAIVTNDSGLMHVAAALNRPLVALYGPSSPDFTPPLSHKARVIRLITGYHKVRKGDAAEGYHQSLIDITPQRVLEELNALLLQEEA
- the rfaC gene encoding lipopolysaccharide heptosyltransferase RfaC — protein: MRVLIVKTSSMGDVLHTLPALTDAQQVIPGIKFDWVVEEGFAQIPSWHAAVERVIPVAIRRWRKAWFSAPIKAERKAFREALQAENYDAVIDAQGLVKSAALVTRLAHGVKHGMDWQTAREPLASLFYNRKHHIAKQQHAVERTRELFAKSLGYSKPQTQGDYAIAQHFLTNLPTDAGKYAVFLHATTRDDKHWPETHWRELIGLLADSGIRIKLPWGAPHEEERAKRLAEGFDYVDVLPKMSLEGVARVLAGAKFVVSVDTGLSHLTAALDRPNITVYGPTDPGLIGGYGKNQVVCRAPDKDLAYLTAETVFNKINS
- the rfaL gene encoding O-antigen ligase RfaL, with amino-acid sequence MLTASLALRNKENWKPHWNKALVFLFIATFFLDGITRYKHIISILMIITVIYQVSRAPGTFKVLYKNNLFYSVLVLSLILLYATFISPDLKISFKEFSNTVLKGFLAYSLLIPALLKDEDNENIGKIVLYSLVTGLGLRCLVELILYIQDYNKGIMPFSTYEHRSISDSMVFLFPALLNLWLIKKTSYKIAFVIFSGVFLFLLLGTLSRGAWLAVFIVTLLWLILNRQWKLLMLTSIVISVAAAGVFTYKGGHAGKDRLIYKLQQTDSSYRYTNGTQGTAWTLIMENPLKGYGYGDDIYHAIYNKRVVDFPSWTFRQSIGPHNVVLSIWFAAGLAGLLALLYLYGSIIKETANATFKKVVVTPYNGQLLLFLTLIGFYIIRGNFEEVDLKPIGLIVGLLLAMRNK